One segment of Luteolibacter rhizosphaerae DNA contains the following:
- a CDS encoding M20 family metallopeptidase translates to MTGPVELLQQLVRIPSVNPDNPAGSDKTGEAEIAAWLKNWLESFGAAVVLEEIRPGRPNLIARFAPRDGRPRILLGPHLDTVGVGSMTIDPFSGEIRDGRVWGRGSSDTKGPMAAMLWGLKENASILKDLPIAVDFVGFMGEESSQWGSKDFAKHHAHDYAFAIVGEPTSLNIVHTTKGSLWATLRASGKAAHSSQPERGDNAAMKLARALDTLEREIVPKLAGYIHPVLGRSTFNVGVLRSGSRPNIVPDLADAEIDIRITPALRDAGGALALLKAEIDRLDLPLEMVKPHENPPMEIPATHPWIDRIQDVRTECKAVGAPWFSDAAHLSNAGLASVCMGPGSIDQAHTCDEFIDIAALEEGAAFFTNFIRSLA, encoded by the coding sequence GTGACCGGTCCCGTCGAACTTCTCCAGCAGCTCGTCCGCATTCCATCGGTCAATCCGGACAACCCGGCCGGCAGCGACAAGACCGGGGAGGCCGAGATCGCCGCGTGGCTCAAGAATTGGCTCGAAAGCTTCGGCGCCGCCGTGGTGCTAGAGGAAATCCGCCCCGGGCGGCCGAACCTGATCGCCCGCTTCGCCCCGCGCGACGGTCGACCCCGCATCCTACTTGGCCCCCATCTCGATACCGTCGGGGTCGGCAGCATGACCATCGACCCTTTTAGCGGCGAGATCCGCGATGGCCGCGTCTGGGGCCGGGGCTCATCCGACACCAAGGGCCCGATGGCTGCCATGCTCTGGGGCCTCAAGGAAAACGCCTCAATCCTCAAGGATCTCCCCATAGCCGTGGATTTCGTCGGCTTCATGGGCGAGGAATCGAGCCAATGGGGCTCGAAGGACTTCGCGAAACACCACGCCCATGACTACGCCTTCGCCATCGTCGGCGAGCCGACCTCGCTGAACATCGTCCACACCACCAAGGGCTCGCTGTGGGCGACGCTCCGCGCTTCCGGAAAAGCGGCTCACTCCTCCCAGCCGGAGCGCGGCGACAATGCGGCGATGAAGCTGGCGCGCGCGCTCGATACCTTGGAGCGCGAGATCGTTCCGAAGCTCGCGGGCTACATCCACCCGGTGCTGGGACGCTCGACCTTCAATGTGGGCGTCCTTCGGTCCGGATCGCGCCCGAACATCGTTCCGGATCTGGCGGATGCGGAGATCGATATTCGCATCACCCCGGCTCTGCGCGATGCGGGCGGAGCCTTGGCTCTGCTCAAAGCCGAGATCGACCGTCTCGACCTTCCGCTGGAGATGGTGAAACCACACGAGAATCCGCCGATGGAAATCCCCGCAACCCACCCTTGGATCGACCGGATCCAAGATGTACGCACCGAATGCAAGGCAGTGGGTGCACCTTGGTTCTCCGATGCCGCCCACCTCTCCAACGCGGGCTTGGCCTCGGTATGCATGGGGCCTGGCTCGATCGACCAAGCTCACACCTGCGACGAATTCATCGACATCGCCGCGCTGGAAGAAGGAGCCGCGTTCTTCACGAACTTCATCCGCTCGCTCGCCTGA
- the prmC gene encoding peptide chain release factor N(5)-glutamine methyltransferase: protein MTTVLETLDKGTAYLTKKGIEDARRNMQMLVAHQLCCTRMDLYLRFDQALEEKDLAPLREMLKKRGEGVPVQHLVGSVFFHKREFKSDGRGLIPRPETEELAEWVLKNATLPQASAILDMGCGSGVLGLTLAAEKPAAQVVLADLSPDALALSAENAKTLEIANVEFVASDLFSGLGDRSFDLIVANLPYVPEADRNSLAKELAYDPDLALFGGPDGMDLIRRFVPEAANRLLPGGWLALEIGIDQAAETESLLRAAGLTDIRTIKDLSGIARFPVARRA, encoded by the coding sequence ATGACCACCGTACTAGAAACGCTCGACAAGGGCACCGCCTACCTCACCAAGAAAGGCATCGAGGATGCGCGGCGAAACATGCAGATGCTGGTGGCGCACCAGTTGTGCTGCACCCGCATGGACCTCTACCTGCGCTTCGACCAAGCGCTAGAGGAGAAGGATCTGGCACCGCTGCGCGAGATGCTGAAGAAGCGCGGCGAGGGCGTGCCCGTCCAGCATCTGGTCGGCTCGGTGTTCTTTCACAAGCGCGAGTTCAAGAGTGACGGCCGCGGCCTGATCCCGCGCCCCGAAACCGAAGAGCTCGCGGAGTGGGTTCTGAAAAACGCAACCTTGCCCCAGGCATCAGCGATCCTGGACATGGGCTGCGGTAGCGGCGTGCTGGGACTGACCCTGGCCGCAGAAAAACCGGCTGCGCAGGTCGTGCTCGCGGATCTTTCTCCTGATGCCCTGGCCCTGAGCGCGGAGAACGCGAAGACACTGGAGATTGCGAACGTCGAGTTCGTGGCTAGCGACCTCTTCTCGGGCCTGGGCGATCGGAGCTTCGACCTGATCGTGGCCAATCTTCCCTATGTTCCCGAGGCGGACCGGAACAGCTTGGCCAAGGAGTTGGCCTACGATCCTGATCTGGCGCTGTTTGGAGGTCCGGACGGCATGGACCTGATCCGCCGCTTCGTTCCGGAAGCAGCCAATCGCTTGCTGCCCGGGGGATGGCTTGCGTTGGAAATCGGCATCGACCAAGCTGCCGAAACGGAGTCGCTGCTGCGCGCTGCAGGGCTCACGGACATCCGCACCATCAAGGACCTTTCGGGCATCGCCCGCTTCCCGGTGGCCCGGCGCGCCTAG
- a CDS encoding PEP-CTERM sorting domain-containing protein, producing the protein MKLIPILAASFLHALAGTAGAQIVNIDFDEFSTNQVYQGSAAANDPNGAASIWNRLSGNSAGSGSVNGLNLLDSDGEETGIGISFGISGSYHSGSNPLQPGQQQLGPYEDLMTDYVFISATTPADVITRTGLITGLDPGKLYDIYFYGQGNNFLDAYSEGQNSLFTVDGISQQTSWDEVVGGDGQLVEGIEYVRFSVTANLSGEISFDWSNVVAGPGGNVATDLDGNASRFGVLNAIQIVDVAAVPEPSAMLLGGIGMLALLRRRR; encoded by the coding sequence ATGAAGCTCATCCCTATCCTCGCGGCGTCATTTCTCCACGCCCTCGCCGGAACCGCCGGCGCCCAGATCGTCAATATCGACTTCGACGAGTTCTCGACCAACCAAGTCTACCAAGGCTCGGCCGCGGCCAATGATCCGAATGGTGCTGCCTCGATCTGGAATCGTCTCAGCGGGAACAGCGCCGGCTCGGGCTCGGTGAACGGGCTGAACCTGCTCGACTCGGACGGGGAGGAGACCGGCATCGGCATCAGCTTTGGGATCAGCGGGAGCTACCACAGCGGATCGAATCCTCTCCAGCCCGGGCAGCAGCAGCTGGGGCCCTACGAGGATCTGATGACCGACTATGTCTTCATCTCCGCGACCACGCCGGCCGATGTCATCACCCGCACCGGCCTGATCACGGGACTCGACCCCGGCAAGCTCTACGACATCTATTTCTACGGGCAGGGGAACAACTTCCTCGATGCCTATTCAGAAGGCCAGAACAGCCTCTTCACCGTCGATGGTATCTCGCAGCAGACCTCTTGGGACGAGGTTGTGGGTGGCGATGGCCAACTGGTGGAAGGCATCGAGTACGTGCGATTCTCCGTCACCGCGAACCTCAGCGGGGAAATCTCCTTCGACTGGTCGAATGTCGTCGCCGGACCGGGCGGCAATGTCGCCACCGATCTGGATGGCAACGCCTCCCGTTTCGGGGTGCTCAACGCGATCCAGATCGTGGATGTGGCTGCCGTGCCCGAACCTTCGGCGATGCTGCTCGGCGGCATCGGCATGCTTGCGCTGCTTCGCCGGCGGCGCTGA
- the murA gene encoding UDP-N-acetylglucosamine 1-carboxyvinyltransferase, with protein sequence MDKLIVHGGTPIHGAITVSGSKNASLPILAATLLTEEDCVIRRVPDVSDTNYMVQILTGLGADVERFSGTVRVTAADVMDTAPYEIVRRMRASVCVMGPLLARMRRCVVALPGGCVIGDRPVDLHIRGLEALGAKAEIEGGNVILSAPDGLKGATVDLCGPQGPTVLGTDNVMMAATLAEGITTITSAACEPEVVDLADFLNAMGAKITGAGTPVITIEGVSKLKGCVHNVIPDRIEAGTFMAAAALAGEGVTLRRIRHEHLTAITSALRKAGHQVHFNDVGDACTVHRGDTPMSAEIVTEPYPGYPTDMQAQMTALFVTTPGTSIVMDTIFPQRFMHCAELKRMGADIQVSEGKAVIKGVEQLSAAPVMASDLRASAALVLAALTAKGSTEIRRLYHIDRGYEHIDEKLSALGARVERVRE encoded by the coding sequence ATGGACAAACTCATCGTACACGGCGGCACTCCCATCCACGGCGCGATCACCGTTTCCGGCTCCAAGAATGCCTCGCTGCCGATTCTGGCGGCCACCCTTCTGACCGAAGAGGATTGCGTGATCCGCCGCGTGCCGGACGTGTCCGACACCAACTACATGGTGCAGATCCTCACCGGTCTCGGTGCGGATGTGGAGCGCTTCTCCGGCACCGTGCGCGTGACCGCCGCGGACGTGATGGACACCGCGCCCTATGAGATCGTGCGCCGGATGCGTGCTTCGGTCTGCGTCATGGGTCCCCTGCTCGCCCGCATGCGCCGCTGCGTGGTGGCGCTGCCGGGCGGCTGCGTGATCGGCGACCGTCCGGTGGATCTCCATATCCGCGGTCTGGAAGCGCTGGGAGCGAAAGCCGAGATCGAAGGCGGCAATGTGATTCTCTCCGCCCCGGATGGGCTGAAGGGCGCGACCGTGGACCTCTGCGGCCCGCAGGGCCCCACCGTGCTTGGCACCGACAACGTGATGATGGCAGCGACTCTGGCGGAAGGCATCACCACCATCACCTCCGCCGCCTGCGAGCCCGAGGTCGTGGACTTGGCCGACTTCCTGAATGCGATGGGTGCGAAGATCACCGGCGCTGGCACCCCGGTCATCACGATCGAGGGCGTGTCGAAGCTGAAGGGCTGCGTGCACAACGTGATCCCGGATCGGATCGAAGCCGGCACCTTCATGGCTGCCGCCGCACTCGCCGGGGAAGGCGTGACCCTGCGCCGCATCCGCCACGAGCATCTCACCGCCATCACCTCCGCCCTGCGCAAGGCAGGGCATCAGGTACACTTCAACGATGTGGGCGATGCTTGCACGGTCCACCGCGGCGACACGCCGATGTCCGCGGAGATCGTGACGGAACCCTATCCCGGCTACCCGACCGACATGCAGGCGCAGATGACCGCCCTCTTCGTCACCACGCCGGGCACGAGCATCGTGATGGACACGATCTTCCCTCAGCGCTTCATGCACTGCGCGGAGCTCAAGCGCATGGGCGCCGACATCCAAGTGAGTGAAGGCAAGGCCGTGATCAAAGGGGTGGAGCAACTCAGCGCCGCGCCGGTCATGGCGAGCGATCTGCGCGCCTCCGCCGCACTCGTTCTTGCCGCTCTCACCGCGAAGGGCTCCACGGAAATCCGTCGCCTCTATCACATCGACCGCGGCTACGAGCACATCGACGAGAAGCTCTCTGCCCTCGGCGCGAGAGTCGAACGAGTGCGCGAGTAG